A portion of the Camelus ferus isolate YT-003-E chromosome 16, BCGSAC_Cfer_1.0, whole genome shotgun sequence genome contains these proteins:
- the LOC116669239 gene encoding LOW QUALITY PROTEIN: serotonin N-acetyltransferase-like (The sequence of the model RefSeq protein was modified relative to this genomic sequence to represent the inferred CDS: inserted 1 base in 1 codon), giving the protein MSTQSIYYLKPVTLHLPPGIPESPSRQRRHTLPASEFRCLTPEDAAGVFEIERECLLPAFISVSGICPLNLDEVRHFLTLCPELSLGWFVEGRLVAFIIGSLWDKERLTQESLTLHRPGGRTAHLHVLAVHRTFRQQGKGSILLWRYLHHLGGQPAVRRAVLMCEDPLVPFYERFGFHPVGPCXVTVGSLAFTELQCSLWGHTSLRRNLTADLATTWGAYGQDPGSYAHSNSVVPHWGVG; this is encoded by the exons ATGTCCACTCAGAGCATCTACTACCTAAAGCCCGTGACTCTGCACCTGCCCCCTGGGATCCCCGAGTCCCCGAGTCGCCAGCGGCGCCACACACTCCCTGCCAGTGAGTTTCGCTGCCTCACCCCAGAGGATGCTGCCGGGGTGTTTGAGATTGAGCGTGAG tgcctcctcccagccttcaTCTCTGTCTCGGGCATCTGCCCCCTGAATCTGGACGAGGTCCGGCACTTCCTGACCCTCTGTCCTGAGCTGTCCCTGGGCTGGTTCGTGGAGGGCCGCCTTGTGGCCTTCATCATTGGCTCCCTGTGGGACAAGGAGAGACTCACTcag GAGTCGCTGACGCTGCACAGGCCCGGGGGCCGCACAGCGCACCTGCACGTGCTGGCCGTGCACCGCACCTTCCGGCAGCAGGGCAAGGGCTCCATCCTGCTCTGGCGCTACCTGCACCACCTGGGCGGCCAGCCAGCTGTGCGCCGGGCCGTGCTCATGTGCGAGGACCCACTGGTGCCCTTCTACGAGAGGTTCGGTTTCCACCCCGTGGGCCCGT ATGTCACCGTGGGCTCACTGGCCTTCACGGAGCTCCAGTGTTCCCTGTGGGGCCACACCTCCCTGCGCAGGAACCTGACTGCTGACCTGGCCACCACCTGGGGTGCCTACGGCCAG GACCCTGGGTCCTATGCCCACAGTAACAGCGTTGTGCCCCACTGGGGTGTGGGGTGA